aaggaccgggtccacaaGATACTGGTCTAAccattggatcagtgtgttggtccacacattgttaaaagccctatCGATGTCAATGCGTACCGTTACGTTTCGACAACGAAGGAttcttgtattttatgcacaacctcgtgcagggcagtccccttcgaccttcccttgacatactcatgctgtttgtatttgaacagttcgctgaatgtcctactctttatcatggtgtccacaatacgttccttggttttaagtagaaaggacgtaaggcttattggtctgtaggcctttggtgtcgcataacttgccttgccgggcttgggtataaatatcaccctttcctcctgccaggcttttggaAAATATTGGCTAGATAAGGCGCCAGATattcggcctccttttgtagtaacgcccgaaatattccatcagctccggctgacttaaatggtttaaagatCCTTAAGGCTTCCTTGAATATAAATTCCATTATGATAAGCCTTccatcaacctcattattccaagaatcCGATGTCTCCCataagtcccgtcgtatcctgtggagaattcgttttcatcaaaagcctcaatgtGTCCTCCGTTTGCACTGCTCTCAATACCATGTCGTCTGCgtacgtttcagtttggacatggatttttgagagaGACTTTTTCCATCTTGCCGGCGTCATTAATGCTATCGATctggtcgcagaaaagcttaCTGGAGGCAGGTTTTGCCGCTCTGAGCCATGCGTAATACTCTCCCCGGTcatcccaagaaaaaccctggattcgcaacattgggaaagagcaCGGGGTAGAAAGCGGCAAAACCTGCCTccaggaagcttttctgcgaccaggtcgatagcATTTATGACGCCGCCATGATGGAAAAAGTCtctctcaaaaatccatgtccaaactgaaacgtgcGTAGACGACATGGTAGTGAGAGCAGAGAAAAGGGGGACacattgaggcttttgatgaaaacgcattttccacaggatacgaagggaccaTGAAACGTGcttagacgacatgggagcgAGAGCAGAGAAAACGGAGGACATATTGAGGCTTTTGTAAAAATGTGgaattgggatgtgtattacacgcaTACACTCCTTTTAAGTCTTCGAAAACTCCTAGCCACATTGATGACAAAACCATTTCCTTCTGATTTTTCAACTCTTCTTTAATATCTCCACTTTCAAATGAATGCCGTCTTTAACATACAATATGAACATATTTTCCGGATCAAATGCTAACTCCTGAGGAGTTCTCTCACACATGGAAAATCGAAATTCAGAAAGCAACATTGCCAAGCCCAATGTTATTAGCATTCTTGCAAGCAGCTCACCAATGCAGATTTTAGGACCACCTCCAAAGGCCAAAAATGTGCAAGGATCACGGTTTGCATTTTCTTCTTCCGCAAAACGTTCAGGCAAAAATCTGTCAGGGTGGGGATAAAAATCAGGATTATGTTGAACTCCATAAATGGGTATGAGTACTGGAGTATCAGGTTTAATGGTTACGGCAGATTTGATAGTACATTTACGACGACATATGCGAGGCATCGTAGGTACAATGGGATATAGGCTCAGTGATTCTGAAAAATGAAGGGAAAAAATGATTCATTTTCAAATCTTAGACCAGAAAACTTACTTTGTATAATGGCTTTGAGGTATGTTAAATCCTTTAAAGACTCATAGTtaaattgttgttgattttttagTAATACATGGAGGATCTCCTCACGAGCTTTGTCTTGTATTTGATGATTTTTAGCCAACTCATACAGAGCATAACTCATGGTACAAGAGGTTGTCTCAAATCCCCCTATAAAGAAAGCAAATACCTGACCAGCCAGCATTTCCAAAGAAAGAGGCATTTCCTCATCGTTTTCATGTTGCTTTTTCAAATCTATCAGGAGATCCATAAAGTCATTGCGTCTCAGATTGTTCTTTTCCCTATGCTCCAGGCTCTGCCTGAAGACGCGTATGAAGAATTCATTGCTCCGCTTGTCGAATACTcgaatattaaacaagtaaaaaggcgttaagttcggccgggccgaactttggatacccaccacctcgggtatatatgtaaaccacctttcatcaaaattcggtgaaaatttcataccttatactcatatacctcatacctatcagaactatatacgacacggacgtcgaaaagccgaacataagtcactgtgtcaaatttcagtgaaatcggattataaatgcgccttttatggggccaagattttaaatcgaaatatcggtctgcacagcagctatatccaaatctggaccgatttgggccaagttgcacaaaaatggcgaagaggctaacacaaagcactgtcccaaatttcggcgaaatcggacaataaatgcctcttttatgggccctaaaccttaaatccagagatcggtctatatagcagctatattcaaatctggaccgatctggaaaaaattgaagaaggacgtcgaagagcctaactaaactcactgtctcaaatttcagcgagatcggacaataaatgcgtttttatggccccaaaacctaaaacctagatatcggtctatatggcagctatatccaaatctggaccgatctgcgcgatattgcagaagtatgtcaaggggcttaacttaactcactgttccaaatttcggcgacatcgggcaataaatgagcattttatgggcccaaaaccataaatcaagaaatcggtctatatggcagctatatccaaatttgaaccgatatggaccaaattgaagaaatatgtcgaagggtctaacacaactcactgtcccaaatttcagcaaaatcggataatgaatgtggctattatgggccttacaccataaatcggaggatcgatctatatgacagctatatccaaatctggatcgatctgagctaaattaacgagggatgtcgatgggccttacacaattcactgtcccgaatttcatcaaaatcagataataaatgtggcttttgtggtcctaagaccttaaaccggaggatcggtctatatggcagctatatccaaatctgaaccgatctggaccaaattgacggaggatattgaagggcctaatacaactcactgtgccaaatttcagcaaaatctgttagtaaatgtggcttttatgggccttagaccctaaatcggaggatcggtctatatggcagctatatccaaatctagaccgataggAGCCACATTgataaaagatgtcgaagggcctaacacaactcactgtcccaaatttcaacaaaatcggataataaatgtggcttttatgggcctaaaaccctaaatcggcggatcggtctatatgggggctatatcaagatatagtccgatatagcccatcttcgaacttaacctgcttatggacaaaaaaagaatctgtgcaaaatttcagctcaatatctctatttttaaagactgtagcgtgatttcaacagacagacggacggacatggctagatcttcttagatttttaccctgatcaagaatatatatactttatagggtcggaaatggatatttcgatgtgttgcaaacggaatgacaaaatgaatatacccccatccttcggtggtgggtataaaaactgcattATTCTCGAAAACTTTACCGCAAAAAAGTCTAAATGAGGTTTGCGCAGCTGATAAAAGGCCTTATCGCCTTCAATACGAAATTCTGATTTGGGCTCACTCAAACTGTTGCATTGAATGCCAAA
The genomic region above belongs to Stomoxys calcitrans chromosome 5, idStoCalc2.1, whole genome shotgun sequence and contains:
- the LOC106090401 gene encoding cytochrome P450 6a8: MDFLGTFLVFLIFLIVVIVLLYVIHAQNLHYWQRQGVDSISLRDIFKGSKHMPCGLAINEYYPQMYAQQKAFKVIPGLFTSMLVVQDLHAIRDILITQFENFPDRGFYVNHREALSANITHLDYKLWKPLRQRMSPSFSPAKVRYMFPTLLQVAAEFVTVFRDECHQQANIVEIYDLCARFTTDFIGNVIFGIQCNSLSEPKSEFRIEGDKAFYQLRKPHLDFFAVKFSRIMQFLYPPPKDGGIFILSFRLQHIEISSSARPNLTPFYLFNIRVFDKRSNEFFIRVFRQSLEHREKNNLRRNDFMDLLIDLKKQHENDEEMPLSLEMLAGQVFAFFIGGFETTSCTMSYALYELAKNHQIQDKAREEILHVLLKNQQQFNYESLKDLTYLKAIIQKSLSLYPIVPTMPRICRRKCTIKSAVTIKPDTPVLIPIYGVQHNPDFYPHPDRFLPERFAEEENANRDPCTFLAFGGGPKICIGELLARMLITLGLAMLLSEFRFSMCERTPQELAFDPENMFILYVKDGIHLKVEILKKS